The following are from one region of the Acomys russatus chromosome 32, mAcoRus1.1, whole genome shotgun sequence genome:
- the LOC127184241 gene encoding 60S ribosomal protein L23-like, with translation MSKRGRGRSSGTKFRISLGLLVGAVINCTDNTGAKNLYIISVKGIKGRLNRLPAAGVGDMVMATVKKGKPELRKKVHPAVVIRQRNSYRRKDGVFLYFEDNAGVMVHNKGEMKGSAITGRVAKECADVWPTVASNAGSIA, from the coding sequence ATGTCGAAGCGAGGACGCGGCAGGTCCTCCGGAACCAAGTTCCGGATTTCCCTGGGTCTTCTGGTAGGAGCCGTGATCAACTGTACAGACAACACAGGAGCCAAAAATTTGTATATCATCTCTGTGAAGGGAATCAAAGGACGGCTGAACAGGCTTCCTGCTGCTGGTGTGGGCGATATGGTGATGGCCACAGTTAAGAAGGGCAAACCAGAACTAAGGAAAAAGGTCCATCCAGCAGTGGTAATTCGACAACGAAATTCATATCGAAGGAAAGATGGggtgtttctttattttgaagaCAATGCAGGGGTCATGGTACACAATAAAGGCGAGATGAAAGGTTCTGCTATCACAGGTCGAGTTGCAAAGGAGTGTGCAGATGTGTGGCCCACGGTTGCATCCAATGCAGGCAGCATCGCATGA